One Catenulispora sp. GP43 genomic window, GGCGTCATCCACCTCGCCTACGACCACTCCTTCACCGACATGGCGGCCGCGGCGGCCGAGGACCTGCGCGTGGTCCGGGCCATGGGCGAGCGGCTGGCCGGCACCGGCAAGCCGCTGGTCGCCACCACCGGCACCCTGATGCTGGCGATGCGCGCGCCCGGCGTGCTCGGCCTGGAGGAGCACGCGCTGCCCGGCGGCCCGCGCATCGACACCGAGAACGCGCTCGTGGCCCTGGCCGAGCGCGGTGTCCGCACCTCCGTGGTGCGCCTGGCCCCGCTGATCCACAGCGACCTGGACCACCACGGCTTCGGCCCGACCCTGATCCGCGTCGCGCGCGAGAAGGGCGTGGCCGGCTACCTCGGCGACGGCGCCAACCGCTGGCCGGCCCTGAACACCCGGGACGCGGCGCGCATCTACCGGCTCGCGCTGGAGTCGGCGCCCGGCGGGACCCGGCTGCACGGCGTGGAGAGCGAGGGCTACACCTTCCGCGAGATCGCCGAGACCATCGGCAAGCGGCTCGGCGTCCCGACCGCGTCGATCCCCGCCGACGAGGCGGCCGCGCACTTCGGCTTCCTGGGCGGGCTCGTCGGCCTGGACAACCCCACCTCGAACGAGTTCACCCGCAAGACCCTCGGCTGGGAGCCGGAGCACGTGGGCCTGATCGAGGACCTGGAGCAGGACCACTACTTCGTCGAGCAGTAGAGCCGGAGCGGAAACACAAAGGCACCGGCCCCGACGCCTCCCTCAAAGCGTCAGGGCCGGTGCCCTCTTTCCTCCCGGTCAGGTCAGGAAGTCGTCACCGCGGTGTCGTCGATGACGGAGTTGGTGGTCCCCCCGCTCGTGTCGGTCTCCGAGCCGGTGAACTTCACCGTGATGGTCTGGCCCGCGTAGGCCGACAGGTTCGCGGTCTGCTGCGAGTAGCCCGAGGCGGCGTTCAGGTTCGAGAACGAGCCGACCGTCGCGAGCACGGTCCCGGAGGAGTTCAGGACCTGCACGGTGAACGTGTCCGGCTTCGCCGTGGTGGTGTTCTCCGTGGTGTCGATGTGCAGCCAGTAGGTCAGCGTCGCGGAGCAGCCCGCCGGGATCGTCACAGCCTGCGAAGCCGTGTCGGTGTCCTTGCTGCCGTTGCCGTTGAACCACGCGATGTACGAACCCGAATGCGCCGGCTCGGCCGAGGTGGCCTTGGTGATCGGCGTGTACCCCAGGGTCGAGGTCTGGGTCCACGAGGTCGCACCGGACTCGAAGCCCGGGTTCGCCAGCAACTGCGCCGGGGTGCAGCCGCCACCGCTGGTCGGGTTCACCGTCAGCGTGTACGTGGCGGTGTGGGTCCCGGACGCGGCGGTGCCGCTGACGGTGATGGTGTACGTGCCGGTAGCCGTCGTCGAGTTCGTCGCCACGCTCAGCGTCGAGCTGCCCCCGGAGGTGACCGAGGACGGACTGAAGCTGACCGTGGAACCCGCCGGGCCGCCGGTGGCGCTCAGGGCGACCGACTCGGCGCTGCCCGCGGTCACCGCGGTGGAGATGGAGGCGGTCGCGGTGCCGCCGGCGGTGACGGAGCCCGACGCCGGAGACGACGAGATCGAGAAGTCGTTGGTGGGAGGCGGCGTGGAGGCCGAGGCCGGGCTCCAGTAGTCGCCGGCCATCACGATCATGACGAGGGTCTTGATGGTCTCGCCGTAGTAGCCGTCACCGTAGGGGTTGGTCTGCAGGTAGTTCCAGATCGTGTCGGTCCACGCCTGGTCCCCGGCGGCCATGGCGGACGGGCCGATCGAGTCCCCGGCCTCCTCGGCGACGTCCGAGGTGTTGTAGCCGGTGCAGTTCAGGTTCAGGTGCGGGTAGACGTTGGCCGGGTTGGAGCCCGAGACCTTCTTGGCGCACGCCGACCACTTCTGCGCCTCGCTCAGCTCGAACGAGGCCACCGAGGAACCGTTCAGCAGCGCGTCGGTCCCCATGTGCCACGGCACGCGGATGGAGTTGTAGCCGACGATGTTGTCCGGCTGGTCCTCCTGGTAGTTCGCCGGGGCCGGCTTCGGGCTGCTGCCGTCGGCGCCGACGACGAAGTCGGACAGCAGGCCGTAGGAGGACGAGTAGTTGCTCACCAGCGAGCCGTCCACGGCCTCGGTCCGGGATATGACCTTGTTCCAGTCGTGCGAGGGGTCGTACGCGGCGTAGGCCCGCAGGTGGTCGATCATGTGGTCCGAGGGCCGGGTGTCGGTGTTCGGGCCGTCGTCCTCGCACTTGAGATGGCCGTCCGGCGCCACGTTGTGGTTCCAGAAGTTGGTCAGCCAGGTCTCGGCGTCGCTGCTGTAGCCGCCCCACTGCTCGTCGGCCAGGATCAGGCCGTAGCCGATGTCCAGGTCGCCGTCGGTGGCGCCGTCCGGCGTGCCGCCGCTGTAGTACTTGCAGGTCTTGCCGTCGAGCTGCCACTGCATCATGCCGTACTGGTCTTCGTGGTCCTTGACCAGCTGCCACAGGCCGTTGAACTCGGTCTGCGCGCTGGCGTCGTACCCGGCCATCAGCGGCACGATGTTCATGCCGTAGCCCTGGCCCTCGGAGACCGGCCCGTTGTTGGTGGCGTCGCCGTCGCCCTTGGTGGACACGTAGTACTCGTTGCTGGCACAGCCGTGGACGAGGTACGTGGACTTCCAGGAGTTGTACTGCTTCTCCACGGCGGCGTCGCGCGTGGCCTGCGAGGCCGACGGCATGATGCCGACCTTGTACGTCTGGTGCTGGGGGAAGGCGTAGTTGGGCCCGGCGGCGCTGACCGGGGCGGAGTGCGCGACGGCGATCGCCACGACTCCGGCCAGGGTGCTGATTCCGGTCGCCAGGCTGAGCACACGCTGAGAGCGGCGCTTCACAGTGGTCGATCCTTTCTGGGGGTGGGGGTGGGGGGTGTCAGCTGGTCTGCAAGGCGGTGTCGTCGACCACGAAGGTGGTCGTGCCCCCGCTGGTGTCGGTCTCGCTGCCGGTGACCTTCAGGGTGATCGTCTGGCCGGCGTAGGCCGACAGGTCGGCCGTCTTCTGCGAGTAGCCCGAGGCGGCGTTCAGGTTCGAGAACGACCCGACGGTCCCGAGCACCGTTCCGGAGGAGTTCAGGACCTGCACGGTGAACGTGTCCGGCTTGGCCGTGCTGGTGCTCTCGGTGGTGTCGATGTGCAGCCAGTACGTCAGCGACGCACTGCACCCGGCGGGGATCGCCACCGACTGCGCGATCGTGTCGGTGTCCTTGCTGCCGTTGCCGTTGAACCACGCGATGTACGAACCCGAGTGCGCCGGCTCGGCCGAGGTGGCCTTGGTGATCGGGTCGAACCCCAGCGTCGAGGTCTGGGTCCACGAGGTCCCCCCGGACTCGAAGCCCGGGTTCGCCAGCAACTGCGCCGGAGTACAGCCGCCGCCGCCCGAAGACGTGACCGTCAGCGAGTAACTCGCGGTGTGCTTGGCCGACGGCGCGGTACCCGTGATGGTGATCGGATACGTGCCCGCCGGAGTGCTCGCCGCGGTCGAGATCGTCACGGTCGACGACCCGCCGGCCGTCACCGAGGCCGGGCTGAACGCCGCGGTGGCGCCGGTCGGCAGACCCGAGGCGGTCAGCGTGACGGCCTCGGCGGTTCCGCTGGTCAGGGCGGTGGAGACGGTCGCGGTGGTCGAAGAACCCTGCGCCACCGAACCGGAGGCCGGCGAGTCGGAGATCGAGAAGTCGTTCGGGGCGCCGGTTCCGGTGCCCGCGACCACGTCGGTCTTCGCCGCGTTCCAGCCGGACAGGCTCACGACCGGGGTCGCGCCCTGCAGGTCGGAGGACTTGAAGGTGGCGGTCAGGGTCTCGGACTCCCCCGGCCACAGCGTGACGTCGTTGTCGCTCCAGACCGCCGAGGTCACCTCGTTGTCGCCGGACAGCTCCGAGCCGGAGGCGGTCCCGCGCCGCAGGTCCGCGCGGAGCAGGAAGCCGACGGCCGGCGTCGTGGAGTTGTTGGTGACGGTCACCGTGACCAGGCTGTCGGCGCCGTTCGGGCCGGCCTGGCTGGTGGTCGCCGCCGTCGCGGACACCGTGGCGGCCGGCAGGTTCTGCAGGGCGCTGAGGTTCGCGTAGGAACTCATCGTGGCCTGCGGGTTGCCGCCGCCGGAGGGGATGGTCGAGCCCCAGTTGACGGCGTCCGGCGTGGTCGAGTCCCAATAGACGTTGCGGTCGACCACGGTGCCGTTCTGCTTGACCAGCAGCTCGACGAAGTAGACCGTGCCGGAGCCGCTGGGCAGCTTCGGCGTGAGCACCTTGTTCTGCACCTTCTGGGAGGCCAGCGACAGCGAGCCGGAGGTCTGGTCGTCCAGCAGGGAGCCCGCGGTGTTGTAGACCTTCGACTCGACGGTCACGCCGGACTGCGTCTGGCCCGACAGGTTGTCGACGGTCACGGTGTGGTTGTCGAGGGTGTAGATCGCGTGCAGCGTGCGGTTGGCCTCCTGCGCGCCGAAGTACGCGCCGGCCTGGTCGTAGTCGTTGTTGTAGAGCGACCACAGCAGCGTCGGCCAGCCCTTGTTCATCTGCCAGTAGATGGTGCCGGTCGAGGGCTGGGTGGCGTTGGTGGAGTGGGCGATGTAGGCCTCGAACTGCGCCCGGGTGTCCTCGTAGTTCTGTGCCTGCGCCTCCTGGACGTACTGCGCCAGGCTCGACCAGGCTCCGAAGCGCTTGGAGACGGCCTGGTCCAGGTTGTAGAGCGTGCCGAACGCGTAGCCGCTGTGGCTGGTGCCCTCATAGTTCGCGTGGTACTGGTTGGCGGCGGTGGTCTGCCACAGCGCCGACTGGTCCGAGGAGGACAGGAAGCGGTTGATCGAGTCCAGCGTCGGGACCGTGTCGCCGGCACTCTGCTCGGAGTCGAAGCCCCAGGCGCCGCCGGCGTTGGTCAGCGTGGAGTCGCCGGAGGGGTAGTGCGAGGTGTCGTACCAGTAGTTCGACGGGACCCAGTCATAAGGACCCTCCTTCTCCCCCGACACCCCGAGCTGGGAGCTGGAGTTGTACTCGGCGGAGGAGACGAACGGACCGGGGAAGTCGGCCGCGGCGAAGCCGTTCAGGGCCTGGGATTCCTGCGTCGAGGTCGGGTTGTTGTCGCTCCACTGGAAGCTGAAGATGCTCGGGTGGTTGCGCCAGATCGCGCCCTGGGTCGTCGCCGTGTTCTGGTACACGGTGCCGGCCGAGCCGCTGTTCTCCCACTCGTCGCAGCACTGGTAGCCGACGTTGACCAGGATCCCGGCGGCGTCCATCTGCTGGTAGAAGTCCGGCGGCATGAAGTGCCCCTCCAGCCGGATGGCGTTCAGGCCCATGGACTTCATCAGCGCGATCTGCTGCGCGGTGTCCGCCGGGTCGTAGCGCAGGAACAGGTCGGGGTCCCAGCCGCCGCCGCGGATCACCAGCGGCTGACCGTTGATGCCGAACTGGCGCACCCCGGAGGTCGCGGCGCTCCCGGACCCGACCAGGGACGACTGCACGGTGCGGACGCCGAAGGTCTCGGAGGTCGAGTTCAGCACGGTCGAGTTCTGCGCCACGGAGGTGGCCAGCGTGTAGAGCGGCTGCGCACCCATCTGGTAGGGCCACCAGATCTTCGGCGAGGACAGCGTCAGCGCCGGGTAGTTCGCCGGCGCGAAGGTGACGGTCGAGGTCGCGTTCGCGGCGACCGTGACGTTCTGCGTCACCGAGATCGGCGTGCCGCCGCCGGGCGGGGTGACGGTGGCGGTGACCGCGCCGGTCTGCGAGGAGCCGGTGACGTTGACCACCGAGGCCTTCACCGTCAGCGCGCTGCTGGACAGGTTGGCCGCGGTGCTCTGGTTCACGTGCGCGTCGTCGACGATCAGCGGGCCGCCGGACTCCAGCTGGACCGGGAACTGGATGCCGGTGTTGTTGTCCGGCGGGATCTGGCTCCAGTCGACGTTGTCCAGCGTGAGCATCGAGTTCGGGTTGTTCGGGTGCATCTCGATGGCCAGCGAGTTGGTGCCCGACACCAGCTTGGAGGTGATGTCGAAGACGTTCTTGTCGTAGTCGCCGGTGACGGTCGAGGACGAGGCGACCTGCGTGCCGTTGACCCAGACATCGGCCGAGCCGACGACGCCGTTCAGGACCAGCCGCGCGCCCTGGCCGCTGGCCGGCGCGGTGAAGTCGGTGCGGTACCACCACGGGACCGAGAACTGCGCGATGGTGTCGGGGCCGACCTTGGTCATCTGGCCGAAGCAGGTCTTCATGTTCGTGGAGAAGTAGACGTTCGGGCAGGTGCCGTTCTGCAGCAGGGCGTTGATCTCGGTGCCCGGTGCTCCCCCGCCGTCGTTGGCGACGGTGAGCCACCCGGAGGTGGAGAAGCCCGGCGTGGAGATCTTCGCGCCGCCCTGCGTGGCGGTCGAGCTGGTGAGGACCTTCCAACCGGTGGCCGCGCCGAGGTTCTGGACCGCGGACGAGCCGGTCGCGGGGTCCACGGCGACGGCGGTGGCGGCGGGCGCGACGGAGCGCGCGCTCAACGCCTCTTGAGGACTGCTGCCGGCCGTCGCCATCTGGACGGTGGCGGCCAGGACGGTGCAGACGAGCGCGGCGGCCCCGAAAACGCGGGCCTTGGAGCGGCGTGTGCGGATCGTGTCAATGGATCTCATGCCCGGCTCCTCGTGGGCTTGGCGGGTGACGCGGGATGCGACGGTGCTGGAGCGGTGCGCGATGGAATTAGGAAAGCTCCCTAACGAGATCGGGGCGTACGCTACTCACCCTCCGACCAGGTCGTCAAGAGTCTGCGAAAGGTCCTTAACCAGATTTGGTGGAGCACGGCCCCGCACCCCGATCGGAGTAGCGCGATCCCGGCTCCCCCGCTCAGCCGGCACCCGGTTCCGCGCCCAAGGGATGGGTCACTCTCTGGTGGGTATCTGCTCGCGCGCCGTGAGGTCGTCGGAAAAGCGGGCATGGAGGATGCGGGCATGAAGGTCTGTCGCAGGTCGTGGATCGCCGGGATGGCGCTGGGCGTGGTGTCCGTGGGGGCCACTGGCGCGGTCGCGGGGTGCAGCAGCAGCGCGTCGAGCCCCGGATCGAGCGCCGGCAGCGCGGTGTCGAGCGCGATCTCGCAGGGGGCGTCGGCGGTCGGCTCGGCGGCCTCGCAGGCGGCGTCGGCCGCGGCATCGGCGCTGGGGCAGATCAAGAACGGCGTGACCGCCACCTCGGACGTCAAGGTCGGAGCGGTCACCATCGGCTCGGACGGCAAGGCGTCAGCCGAGGTCACGGCCACGAACCCGACCAGCAGCGCGCACGATTACACGATCGCCGTGTCCTTCGACGACCAGAACGGAGGACTCCAGGACGCGACCGTGGTGAGCATCTCGAACGTCCCCGCCAACGGCTCGGGGACCGGCACCGCGAA contains:
- a CDS encoding SDR family oxidoreductase → MRVLVTGASGHIGSAVVPDLLQAGHQVVGLARNDAAAERIAARGAEVHRGDVFDPDSYLDAVAAADGVIHLAYDHSFTDMAAAAAEDLRVVRAMGERLAGTGKPLVATTGTLMLAMRAPGVLGLEEHALPGGPRIDTENALVALAERGVRTSVVRLAPLIHSDLDHHGFGPTLIRVAREKGVAGYLGDGANRWPALNTRDAARIYRLALESAPGGTRLHGVESEGYTFREIAETIGKRLGVPTASIPADEAAAHFGFLGGLVGLDNPTSNEFTRKTLGWEPEHVGLIEDLEQDHYFVEQ
- a CDS encoding glycosyl hydrolase family 8; the encoded protein is MKRRSQRVLSLATGISTLAGVVAIAVAHSAPVSAAGPNYAFPQHQTYKVGIMPSASQATRDAAVEKQYNSWKSTYLVHGCASNEYYVSTKGDGDATNNGPVSEGQGYGMNIVPLMAGYDASAQTEFNGLWQLVKDHEDQYGMMQWQLDGKTCKYYSGGTPDGATDGDLDIGYGLILADEQWGGYSSDAETWLTNFWNHNVAPDGHLKCEDDGPNTDTRPSDHMIDHLRAYAAYDPSHDWNKVISRTEAVDGSLVSNYSSSYGLLSDFVVGADGSSPKPAPANYQEDQPDNIVGYNSIRVPWHMGTDALLNGSSVASFELSEAQKWSACAKKVSGSNPANVYPHLNLNCTGYNTSDVAEEAGDSIGPSAMAAGDQAWTDTIWNYLQTNPYGDGYYGETIKTLVMIVMAGDYWSPASASTPPPTNDFSISSSPASGSVTAGGTATASISTAVTAGSAESVALSATGGPAGSTVSFSPSSVTSGGSSTLSVATNSTTATGTYTITVSGTAASGTHTATYTLTVNPTSGGGCTPAQLLANPGFESGATSWTQTSTLGYTPITKATSAEPAHSGSYIAWFNGNGSKDTDTASQAVTIPAGCSATLTYWLHIDTTENTTTAKPDTFTVQVLNSSGTVLATVGSFSNLNAASGYSQQTANLSAYAGQTITVKFTGSETDTSGGTTNSVIDDTAVTTS
- a CDS encoding beta-mannosidase; amino-acid sequence: MRSIDTIRTRRSKARVFGAAALVCTVLAATVQMATAGSSPQEALSARSVAPAATAVAVDPATGSSAVQNLGAATGWKVLTSSTATQGGAKISTPGFSTSGWLTVANDGGGAPGTEINALLQNGTCPNVYFSTNMKTCFGQMTKVGPDTIAQFSVPWWYRTDFTAPASGQGARLVLNGVVGSADVWVNGTQVASSSTVTGDYDKNVFDITSKLVSGTNSLAIEMHPNNPNSMLTLDNVDWSQIPPDNNTGIQFPVQLESGGPLIVDDAHVNQSTAANLSSSALTVKASVVNVTGSSQTGAVTATVTPPGGGTPISVTQNVTVAANATSTVTFAPANYPALTLSSPKIWWPYQMGAQPLYTLATSVAQNSTVLNSTSETFGVRTVQSSLVGSGSAATSGVRQFGINGQPLVIRGGGWDPDLFLRYDPADTAQQIALMKSMGLNAIRLEGHFMPPDFYQQMDAAGILVNVGYQCCDEWENSGSAGTVYQNTATTQGAIWRNHPSIFSFQWSDNNPTSTQESQALNGFAAADFPGPFVSSAEYNSSSQLGVSGEKEGPYDWVPSNYWYDTSHYPSGDSTLTNAGGAWGFDSEQSAGDTVPTLDSINRFLSSSDQSALWQTTAANQYHANYEGTSHSGYAFGTLYNLDQAVSKRFGAWSSLAQYVQEAQAQNYEDTRAQFEAYIAHSTNATQPSTGTIYWQMNKGWPTLLWSLYNNDYDQAGAYFGAQEANRTLHAIYTLDNHTVTVDNLSGQTQSGVTVESKVYNTAGSLLDDQTSGSLSLASQKVQNKVLTPKLPSGSGTVYFVELLVKQNGTVVDRNVYWDSTTPDAVNWGSTIPSGGGNPQATMSSYANLSALQNLPAATVSATAATTSQAGPNGADSLVTVTVTNNSTTPAVGFLLRADLRRGTASGSELSGDNEVTSAVWSDNDVTLWPGESETLTATFKSSDLQGATPVVSLSGWNAAKTDVVAGTGTGAPNDFSISDSPASGSVAQGSSTTATVSTALTSGTAEAVTLTASGLPTGATAAFSPASVTAGGSSTVTISTAASTPAGTYPITITGTAPSAKHTASYSLTVTSSGGGGCTPAQLLANPGFESGGTSWTQTSTLGFDPITKATSAEPAHSGSYIAWFNGNGSKDTDTIAQSVAIPAGCSASLTYWLHIDTTESTSTAKPDTFTVQVLNSSGTVLGTVGSFSNLNAASGYSQKTADLSAYAGQTITLKVTGSETDTSGGTTTFVVDDTALQTS